In one Diabrotica virgifera virgifera chromosome 7, PGI_DIABVI_V3a genomic region, the following are encoded:
- the LOC126887684 gene encoding uncharacterized protein LOC126887684 has product MASTEKDVLSCLCIQCSKKVRNGLKCVKCALLAHPSCAERMKNVRIVEEGMICCDTNLKVDSEISAESVITEDLNISEEHILKREVEYLKIILSHKNYIIRELQEKIKLIQNNTAKNVNNQFPLSPLPGETSVDIGNLSDLQPSLRSMNVKVFKNGNTVSDMDAKPSHSKSTSPDITVISDNIGEVKSRLKTADNNQVVNNNRKHIFSKKDVSYAIHDAVNQQTFLEIQNLEETNDEIMRGEWLTQNRRKRRRQYLIGGNEVEKSVETVPKFVSLHGTRLKPQTTPDNLHKMLAVSFPEVQCVVHKSKMPEAYSSMKVTINQENLKRAWNKDVWPKGAVVSKFFVKRRVPI; this is encoded by the coding sequence ATGGCGTCAACTGAGAAAGATGTGTTAAGTTGTTTGTGCATTCAGTGTTCTAAAAAAGTGAGAAATGGGCTAAAATGTGTGAAGTGTGCCTTATTAGCTCACCCCAGCTGTGCTGAACGAATGAAAAATGTTAGAATTGTTGAAGAAGGAATGATCTGTTGTGACACAAATTTAAAGGTTGACAGTGAGATTAGTGCTGAAAGTGTAATTACTGAAGATCTGAATATTTCTGAAGAACATATCTTAAAGAGGGAAGTAGAATACTTAAAAATTATACTTAGtcacaaaaattatataattcgtgaactccaagaaaaaattaaattaatccaAAATAATACAGCAAAAAACGTAAACAACCAGTTTCCCCTTTCCCCTCTGCCAGGCGAAACCTCTGTTGACATTGGCAATTTAAGTGACCTCCAACCAAGCTTAAGGTCAATGAAcgttaaagtttttaaaaatggTAACACAGTGTCAGATATGGATGCAAAACCTAGCCATTCCAAGTCCACTTCACCTGACATTACTGTCATTAGTGATAATATCGGAGAGGTTAAAAGTCGACTTAAAACAGCTGATAACAACCAGGTTGTAAACAATAATAGAAAGCATATATTTAGCAAGAAAGATGTCAGCTACGCTATCCATGATGCTGTAAATCAACAAACGTTTTTGGAAATACAAAATTTAGAAGAAACTAATGATGAAATTATGAGAGGTGAGTGGCTGACCCAGAATCGTCGTAAGCGTAGGCGTCAATATTTAATTGGTGGAAATGAGGTGGAAAAATCGGTGGAGACCGTCCCAAAATTTGTGTCTCTGCATGGCACACGTCTTAAACCGCAAACAACCCCTGATAACCTACATAAAATGTTAGCTGTATCATTTCCTGAAGTCCAATGTGTGGTACACAAATCAAAAATGCCAGAAGCATATAGTTCTATGAAGGTCACCATTAATCAAGAAAACCTAAAGAGAGCTTGGAACAAAGATGTTTGGCCAAAGGGTGCAGTGGTGTCTAAGTTTTTTGTGAAGAGGAGGGTGCCAATTTAA